One stretch of Pseudomonas azotoformans DNA includes these proteins:
- a CDS encoding methyl-accepting chemotaxis protein: MHSLLSPGIRLLGRFGFARKFQILFFLFMLPLAGSLWMIGADYRDKLTVISSEQSGVRQLLALDGLDGQLTSQRNLAARWKAADILHAPTPAAKAAMDKVDANFPLILQSLQALGDSLKTQHAGTDVLARFDALQATVKGMDSQSLRTVGWWPDGYDRFTSALTAMQTLREQITLDAGLILDPWLETYLLMQMSTQHTPDLIERIGRMASVGQSSIASGQFTLQSRLQMRDLRGRIGDARDQLVKAAASLKAKQYAGLEPWTTQYDTSLQRLDNELKVLDDGVFGGSIKLDTAAFETSVDGMLDSLGALRNQSLDSLDARLGHYRDRSLQKFVPVAATFSLLALAALYLFMCLQASIRRSASGITTLAESLRDGNLCVEVAVEGRDELAAISTALNVAVVQLRTSLLGVNHETQQLGSAVLTLNSQSGSTLTEVEDQQHQISQIAAAATQLAATSLGVAKSCEQASGSAQQTRRIAEDSSRDSQRTTASIQQLNQRLTDTADALEQVSQQGQQIQSVVDTIRGIAEQTNLLALNAAIEAARAGEQGRGFAVVADEVRSLSQRTQASTAQIAGTVDSLRATVSQAVTLMGAACEQALTDAESVTGLGTRLGEIAGAVQHVTDTLAQIATAVEEQAATADEVSGNIQQVDQAAGRLLDGARAVNRAADTLSKGSQALSDNTARFRLG; encoded by the coding sequence ATGCACAGCCTTTTATCACCGGGTATCCGCCTGCTGGGGCGTTTCGGCTTTGCGCGCAAGTTCCAGATTCTCTTCTTCCTGTTCATGCTGCCCCTGGCAGGCAGCCTGTGGATGATCGGCGCGGACTATCGCGACAAGCTGACCGTGATTTCCAGCGAGCAATCCGGCGTTCGCCAACTGCTGGCCCTGGATGGGCTGGACGGCCAGTTGACGAGCCAGCGCAACTTGGCTGCACGCTGGAAAGCCGCCGACATCCTGCACGCCCCGACCCCGGCGGCAAAGGCGGCGATGGACAAGGTCGACGCGAATTTCCCGCTGATCCTGCAAAGCCTGCAAGCCCTGGGAGATTCACTCAAGACCCAGCATGCCGGTACCGACGTGCTGGCCCGCTTCGACGCGTTGCAGGCCACGGTCAAGGGCATGGACTCGCAATCGCTGCGCACCGTGGGCTGGTGGCCGGACGGTTACGACCGTTTCACCTCGGCCCTGACCGCCATGCAGACCCTACGCGAACAGATCACCCTGGACGCCGGCCTGATCCTCGACCCGTGGCTGGAAACCTACCTGTTGATGCAGATGTCCACCCAGCACACACCGGACCTGATCGAGCGCATCGGGCGCATGGCCAGTGTCGGTCAGTCATCCATCGCCTCGGGGCAATTCACCTTGCAAAGCCGTTTGCAGATGCGTGACCTGCGCGGCCGTATCGGCGATGCGCGCGACCAATTGGTCAAGGCGGCGGCCTCGCTCAAGGCCAAGCAATATGCCGGCCTGGAACCCTGGACCACTCAGTACGACACCAGCCTGCAACGCCTGGACAATGAGCTCAAAGTGCTCGACGACGGCGTGTTCGGCGGCTCCATCAAGCTCGACACCGCCGCCTTCGAAACCAGTGTCGACGGCATGCTCGACAGCCTGGGCGCGCTGCGTAACCAATCCCTCGATTCGCTGGATGCGCGCCTGGGGCACTACCGTGATCGCTCGTTGCAGAAGTTCGTCCCCGTCGCGGCGACATTCAGCCTGCTGGCCCTGGCCGCGTTGTACCTGTTCATGTGCCTGCAAGCTTCCATCCGCCGCAGTGCCAGCGGCATCACCACCCTGGCCGAGTCCCTGCGCGACGGCAACCTGTGCGTGGAGGTGGCGGTGGAAGGGCGCGATGAACTGGCGGCCATCAGCACCGCGCTCAATGTGGCGGTGGTGCAATTGCGTACCAGCCTGCTGGGGGTCAACCACGAGACGCAGCAACTCGGTTCGGCGGTGCTCACCCTCAATTCGCAATCGGGCAGCACCCTCACCGAAGTCGAAGACCAGCAACACCAAATCAGCCAGATTGCCGCCGCCGCGACCCAACTGGCCGCCACTTCCCTGGGCGTCGCCAAAAGCTGCGAACAGGCCTCGGGCAGCGCCCAGCAGACCCGGCGCATTGCTGAAGACAGCAGCCGTGACAGCCAGCGCACCACGGCCAGCATCCAGCAGCTCAACCAACGCCTGACTGACACCGCCGATGCGCTGGAGCAAGTCAGCCAGCAGGGCCAGCAGATTCAATCGGTGGTCGACACTATTCGCGGCATCGCCGAACAGACCAACCTGCTGGCCCTCAATGCCGCCATCGAAGCTGCGCGCGCCGGCGAGCAGGGCCGTGGTTTTGCGGTGGTGGCCGATGAAGTGCGCAGCCTGTCGCAACGCACCCAGGCCTCCACCGCACAGATTGCCGGCACCGTCGACAGCCTGCGCGCCACGGTCAGCCAGGCGGTCACCCTGATGGGTGCTGCGTGTGAACAAGCGCTGACGGATGCGGAGTCTGTCACCGGGCTGGGCACCCGTTTGGGCGAGATCGCCGGTGCAGTGCAGCACGTGACCGACACCCTCGCGCAGATCGCCACCGCCGTTGAGGAACAAGCGGCGACGGCGGATGAAGTGAGTGGCAATATCCAGCAAGTGGACCAGGCTGCCGGGCGCTTGCTCGACGGTGCGCGGGCAGTCAACCGCGCAGCCGATACCCTGAGCAAAGGCAGCCAGGCACTGAGTGACAACACTGCGCGGTTCCGCCTGGGCTGA
- a CDS encoding DUF3144 domain-containing protein, translated as MADAIDPTFYDRADAHIELSNQQLQTHENLGQVSASMLFGTTRFNAWASARNFKSGAQMAEAREAMLKYFCDQYRMMLEDNLDDHINNFDRYMAGQAQG; from the coding sequence ATGGCAGACGCCATCGACCCCACCTTCTACGACCGCGCCGACGCGCATATCGAGCTGTCGAACCAGCAGCTCCAGACCCACGAAAACCTCGGCCAGGTCAGCGCCTCGATGCTGTTTGGCACCACGCGCTTCAACGCCTGGGCCAGTGCGCGCAACTTCAAGTCGGGTGCGCAAATGGCCGAAGCGCGGGAGGCCATGTTGAAGTACTTCTGCGATCAGTACCGGATGATGCTTGAGGATAATCTGGATGATCACATCAATAATTTCGACCGGTACATGGCCGGACAGGCGCAAGGGTAA
- a CDS encoding tRNA (adenine(22)-N(1))-methyltransferase encodes MNEHTLSQRLERVAANIPAGARLADIGSDHAYLPVALMRRGAITAALAGEVATTPFHAAQRTVRDNGLEQQVCVRLADGLAAIEPHDGITAISLCGMGGETIRDILEHGKLHLSGQERLILQPNGGEQPLRQWLMHNGYSILHEELLRENRFYYEIIVAERTGPVAYTAEQLYFGPLQMQARSPAFLAKWQRLLQQKHKTLASFEQARQAVPPDKWQAISQQARWITALLA; translated from the coding sequence TTGAACGAACACACCTTATCCCAGCGCCTGGAGCGCGTGGCCGCCAACATACCGGCTGGCGCGCGGCTGGCCGACATCGGTTCCGATCACGCTTACCTGCCGGTGGCGTTGATGCGCCGAGGTGCGATCACGGCGGCGCTGGCGGGGGAGGTGGCGACCACGCCCTTTCATGCGGCGCAACGTACCGTGCGCGACAACGGCCTGGAACAGCAGGTCTGCGTGCGCCTGGCCGATGGTCTGGCGGCCATCGAACCCCATGACGGCATCACCGCCATCAGCCTTTGCGGCATGGGCGGCGAGACGATCCGCGACATTCTTGAACACGGCAAACTGCACCTGAGCGGCCAGGAACGCCTGATCCTGCAACCCAACGGTGGCGAACAACCGTTGCGCCAATGGTTGATGCACAACGGCTACTCCATCCTCCATGAAGAGCTGCTGCGCGAGAACCGTTTCTACTACGAAATCATCGTCGCCGAGCGCACCGGGCCGGTGGCCTACACCGCCGAACAGCTGTACTTCGGCCCCCTGCAAATGCAGGCGCGCAGCCCGGCGTTCCTGGCCAAGTGGCAGCGCCTGTTGCAGCAAAAGCACAAGACCCTGGCCAGCTTCGAGCAGGCGCGGCAGGCAGTGCCGCCAGACAAGTGGCAGGCGATTTCCCAGCAGGCCAGGTGGATAACCGCGCTACTGGCTTGA
- a CDS encoding FadR/GntR family transcriptional regulator, which produces MPIDNGNSVRRRSTNLAQGVVDALTQRILLGQLKPGEKLPSESTIVREHGVSRTVVREAISKLQASGLVETRHGIGTFVLEQQAQQGLRLHVDTVASVRNMLELRLGLEVQAVALAAVRRTDTQLAHMRQALDDYQASLANNDSCVEEDKRFHQLIAEATGNTFFTEIMLHLGNAMIPRTQVKSDERGGADFARLGQLANLEHEAIFNAVKRQDPDAARAAMVLHLTNSRDRFSGEQGR; this is translated from the coding sequence ATGCCCATCGATAATGGAAACTCTGTCCGCAGACGCTCCACCAACCTGGCCCAAGGCGTGGTCGACGCGTTGACCCAGCGCATCCTGCTCGGCCAACTCAAACCCGGTGAAAAACTGCCCTCGGAATCCACCATCGTGCGCGAGCATGGCGTGAGCCGAACGGTGGTGCGCGAAGCCATCTCCAAGTTGCAGGCGTCCGGCCTGGTCGAGACCCGCCACGGCATCGGCACCTTTGTGTTGGAGCAGCAGGCCCAGCAGGGGTTGCGCCTGCACGTGGACACGGTGGCCAGCGTGCGCAACATGCTGGAGTTGCGCCTGGGCCTTGAAGTACAGGCCGTCGCGCTGGCGGCGGTGCGCAGGACCGACACCCAACTGGCCCACATGCGCCAGGCGCTGGACGACTACCAGGCCTCCCTGGCCAATAACGACAGCTGCGTGGAGGAAGACAAACGTTTTCACCAACTGATCGCTGAGGCCACTGGCAATACTTTTTTCACCGAAATCATGCTGCACCTGGGCAATGCGATGATCCCGCGCACCCAAGTCAAGAGTGATGAGCGCGGCGGTGCCGACTTCGCCAGGCTGGGGCAGTTGGCGAACCTGGAGCACGAGGCAATCTTCAACGCGGTCAAGCGCCAGGACCCGGATGCCGCCCGCGCCGCCATGGTGCTGCACCTGACCAACAGCCGCGATCGGTTTTCCGGGGAGCAGGGCCGTTGA
- a CDS encoding MFS transporter, which yields MTTSSHASATPENDPVLTRAVSKVKSHVLPLFVIMFILNYIDRVNIGFVRTHMEHDLGIGAAAYGFGAGLFFIGYALFEVPSNMLLQKVGARIWLTRIMFTWGIVATLMAFIQNETHFYILRFLLGVAEAGFFPGVIYYFTRWLPGVERGKAIAIFLSGSAVASLISGPLSGALLQIEGFGLHGWQWMFGIEGLASVALGFFVWFWLDSKPHDAQWMTREEQDALVNAIDQEQRDREALTSVKPTLGKLLKDRQILLFCALYFCIQLTIYAATFWLPSIIKKMGDLSDVQVGFFNSIPWLISIIAMYAFASLSGKFKFQQAWVAAALLIAAAGMFMSTTGGPIFAFVAICFAAIGFKSASSLFWPIPQGYLDVRIAAAVIALINSIGNLGGFVAPTTFGFLEQTTGSIQGGLYGLAGTSVLAAILVFFAKTAPSAALMPPSAVPTAALGKPL from the coding sequence GTGACCACTTCAAGCCACGCATCTGCCACACCCGAAAATGATCCAGTCCTCACGCGCGCAGTGAGCAAAGTGAAGAGCCATGTGCTCCCACTGTTCGTGATCATGTTCATCCTCAACTACATCGACCGGGTCAATATCGGCTTTGTGCGCACGCACATGGAGCACGACCTGGGCATCGGCGCAGCGGCCTATGGTTTCGGCGCCGGGCTGTTCTTCATCGGCTACGCGCTCTTCGAAGTGCCCTCCAATATGCTGCTGCAAAAGGTCGGCGCACGTATCTGGCTGACCCGCATCATGTTCACCTGGGGCATCGTCGCCACACTGATGGCGTTCATCCAGAACGAAACCCACTTCTACATCCTGCGCTTCCTGCTGGGCGTGGCCGAAGCCGGTTTTTTCCCCGGGGTAATCTACTACTTCACGCGCTGGCTGCCCGGCGTGGAACGCGGTAAAGCCATTGCGATTTTCCTCAGTGGCTCGGCGGTCGCGTCGCTGATTTCCGGTCCGCTTTCCGGCGCGCTGTTGCAGATCGAAGGGTTTGGCTTGCATGGCTGGCAATGGATGTTTGGCATTGAAGGCCTGGCCTCGGTGGCGCTGGGGTTCTTTGTGTGGTTCTGGCTGGACTCCAAACCCCACGACGCCCAATGGATGACCCGCGAGGAACAGGATGCGCTGGTCAATGCCATCGACCAGGAACAACGCGACCGCGAAGCCCTCACCAGCGTCAAGCCGACCCTCGGCAAGCTGCTCAAGGACCGCCAGATCCTGCTGTTCTGCGCGTTGTATTTCTGCATCCAGCTGACGATCTACGCCGCCACCTTCTGGCTGCCGAGCATCATCAAGAAGATGGGCGACTTGAGTGATGTGCAGGTCGGCTTCTTCAACTCGATCCCGTGGCTGATCTCGATCATCGCCATGTACGCCTTTGCGTCACTCTCGGGCAAGTTCAAGTTCCAGCAGGCCTGGGTCGCGGCAGCGCTGTTGATTGCGGCGGCGGGGATGTTCATGTCGACCACCGGCGGGCCGATCTTCGCGTTTGTGGCGATCTGTTTTGCGGCCATCGGCTTCAAGTCGGCGTCGTCACTGTTCTGGCCGATCCCCCAGGGCTACCTGGATGTGCGCATCGCCGCCGCGGTGATCGCGCTGATCAACTCCATCGGCAACCTGGGCGGTTTCGTCGCGCCGACCACCTTCGGATTTCTGGAGCAAACCACCGGTTCGATCCAGGGCGGCCTCTATGGCCTGGCCGGCACCTCGGTGCTCGCCGCGATCCTGGTGTTTTTTGCCAAGACGGCCCCCTCTGCCGCATTGATGCCACCGAGCGCCGTGCCCACCGCCGCCCTCGGCAAACCACTTTGA
- the gudD gene encoding glucarate dehydratase, with protein sequence MNTPVVTHFQVIPVAGHDSMLLNLSGAHGPYFTRNIVILKDSSGNTGVGEVPGGERIRETLEDARSLVIGQPIGQYQRILNQMRSTFASRDAAGRGLQTFDLRITIHAVTAMEAALLDLLGQFLEVPVAALLGEGQQRDAVKMLGYLFYVGDRSATTLAYRNEADSDDDWFRLRHETALTSDAVVRLAEAAQAKYGFNDFKLKGGVLSGDAEIEAVTALAERFPDARITLDPNGAWSLKEAIRLCRDQHHVLAYAEDPCGAENGYSGREVMAEFRRATGLKTATNMIATDWREMGHAIQLQSVDIPLADPHFWTMQGSVRVAQMCHEWGLTWGSHSNNHFDISLAMFTQVAAAAPGDITAIDTHWIWQDGQRLTKAPLKIEGGYVKVPSKPGLGVEIDMDAVAQAHEVYKGMGLGARDDSVAMQFLIPGWRFNNKQPCLVR encoded by the coding sequence ATGAATACTCCCGTCGTTACGCACTTCCAGGTCATCCCCGTCGCCGGCCACGACAGCATGTTGCTCAACCTCAGCGGCGCCCATGGGCCGTACTTCACGCGCAATATCGTGATTCTCAAGGACAGCTCGGGCAACACCGGCGTCGGCGAAGTACCCGGCGGCGAGCGCATCCGCGAAACCCTGGAGGACGCCCGCAGCCTGGTGATCGGCCAGCCCATCGGCCAGTACCAGCGCATCCTCAACCAGATGCGCAGCACATTTGCTTCACGCGACGCTGCCGGCCGCGGCCTGCAGACCTTTGACCTGCGCATCACCATCCATGCCGTCACCGCCATGGAAGCGGCACTGCTCGATTTGCTGGGCCAGTTTCTCGAAGTACCGGTGGCCGCCCTGCTCGGCGAAGGACAGCAGCGCGATGCGGTGAAAATGCTCGGCTACCTGTTCTATGTCGGCGACCGCAGCGCCACCACCCTCGCCTACCGCAACGAAGCCGACAGCGACGATGACTGGTTCCGCCTGCGCCATGAAACAGCCCTGACCAGCGACGCCGTGGTGCGCCTGGCCGAGGCCGCCCAGGCCAAATACGGTTTCAACGACTTCAAGCTCAAGGGCGGCGTATTGAGCGGCGATGCTGAAATCGAAGCCGTCACCGCCCTGGCCGAACGCTTCCCGGACGCACGCATCACCCTCGACCCGAACGGCGCCTGGTCACTGAAAGAGGCTATCCGCCTGTGCCGCGACCAGCACCACGTACTCGCCTATGCCGAAGACCCCTGCGGTGCCGAAAACGGTTACTCGGGCCGCGAAGTCATGGCCGAATTCCGCCGGGCCACGGGACTGAAAACCGCCACCAACATGATCGCCACCGACTGGCGCGAAATGGGCCACGCGATCCAGTTGCAATCGGTGGACATCCCCCTCGCCGACCCGCACTTCTGGACGATGCAGGGCTCGGTGCGCGTCGCGCAGATGTGCCATGAATGGGGCCTCACCTGGGGCTCGCACTCCAACAACCACTTCGATATTTCCCTGGCAATGTTCACCCAGGTCGCCGCCGCAGCACCGGGCGACATCACCGCCATCGACACCCATTGGATCTGGCAGGACGGCCAGCGCCTGACCAAAGCGCCGCTGAAAATCGAAGGCGGTTACGTGAAAGTGCCAAGCAAGCCAGGCCTGGGTGTGGAGATCGACATGGACGCGGTGGCCCAGGCCCACGAAGTCTACAAAGGCATGGGCCTCGGCGCGCGGGATGACAGCGTGGCCATGCAATTCTTGATTCCGGGGTGGCGCTTCAACAACAAACAGCCGTGCCTGGTGCGATAA
- a CDS encoding addiction module antidote protein, translating to MSESKFKPEDMPILDLDTSGTSVYEASRFLDSPETISAYLAQSMKAQDLQVLMKALAEIAKAQGVNKVAEAAGVNRESLYKTLKGGSKTRYETIQKLMLALGVELTVQPIAGAGLLAKKP from the coding sequence ATGAGCGAATCGAAATTCAAACCCGAGGACATGCCGATCCTCGATCTGGATACGTCCGGAACCAGCGTCTATGAGGCTTCGCGCTTTCTCGACAGCCCGGAAACCATCAGTGCGTATCTGGCGCAGAGCATGAAGGCTCAAGACCTGCAGGTGCTCATGAAGGCGCTTGCCGAGATTGCCAAGGCCCAAGGTGTGAACAAGGTGGCCGAGGCCGCTGGGGTGAACCGGGAGAGCCTGTATAAAACGTTGAAAGGCGGCTCGAAGACCCGCTACGAGACGATCCAGAAGCTGATGCTGGCGTTGGGCGTCGAGCTGACGGTACAGCCAATTGCAGGAGCGGGCTTGCTCGCGAAGAAACCCTAG
- a CDS encoding ABC transporter substrate-binding protein: MINRRTLLSLLGVASLALYGPSASAAEPLTLVVGDQFFSNRIVLELSGELKDLPYKIDFKRFNTGSPVASAVASGALDVGIVGDTPVISLAANGAPVKVVASTQTSLDGVGIVARKGIHSVADLKGKTVAIWNGSWSQQLAYKALDEAGVPRSSVNFKYLLPAEASLALTQGDIDAFGTWEPYVSLQEKEGSTLIRNAKGLMSAPTYIVAYEPALAQKSAIIKDFIARLTRARVWSNTHVDEYAEAWSKANQSAPEIAKVWFKRDAIKVLPISPKIISEAQATADFLVDAQMLKQRYDVAPLFDRVL, translated from the coding sequence ATGATCAACCGTCGAACACTGCTGTCCTTGCTAGGCGTGGCCTCTCTTGCACTCTATGGTCCGTCGGCCAGTGCCGCCGAGCCGTTGACCCTCGTCGTGGGTGACCAATTCTTCTCCAACCGCATCGTGCTGGAGCTGTCGGGCGAGCTGAAGGACTTGCCTTACAAAATCGACTTCAAGCGCTTCAACACCGGCTCCCCGGTGGCCTCGGCCGTGGCCAGCGGCGCGTTGGATGTGGGCATCGTCGGCGACACCCCGGTGATCAGCCTGGCCGCCAACGGCGCACCGGTGAAAGTCGTCGCCAGCACCCAGACCAGCCTCGACGGCGTGGGTATTGTGGCGCGCAAGGGCATTCACTCGGTGGCCGACCTCAAAGGCAAGACCGTTGCCATCTGGAACGGCTCATGGAGCCAGCAACTGGCGTACAAGGCGCTGGATGAAGCGGGTGTGCCGCGCAGCAGCGTCAACTTCAAATACCTGCTGCCGGCCGAGGCCAGCCTGGCGTTGACCCAGGGCGACATCGACGCCTTCGGCACCTGGGAACCCTACGTGTCGTTGCAGGAAAAAGAAGGCAGCACGCTGATCCGCAACGCCAAGGGCCTGATGAGTGCGCCGACCTACATCGTGGCGTACGAGCCGGCCCTGGCGCAGAAAAGCGCGATCATCAAAGACTTCATTGCCCGCCTGACTCGCGCCCGAGTCTGGAGCAACACCCACGTCGATGAATACGCCGAAGCCTGGTCCAAGGCCAACCAGTCGGCGCCGGAAATCGCCAAGGTGTGGTTCAAGCGCGATGCAATCAAGGTGCTGCCGATCTCGCCGAAGATTATCAGCGAGGCCCAGGCCACGGCGGATTTTTTGGTGGATGCGCAGATGTTGAAGCAGCGGTATGACGTGGCGCCGTTGTTTGATCGGGTGCTTTAA
- a CDS encoding acyl-CoA dehydrogenase family protein produces the protein MSIPALNIWGAPPTARYEQLAAPFRPLFAQILAQAAEADQTRASLATVIQQLNALGLPRWRLPASYGGQDASLVELLTLLTELSAAESNITQALRGHFGFCEDVLSAKDLDWRAKWLDRLGQGALLSPGSTEVGNAARGDFDTRLHRDAAGALRISGKKFYTTGALYSDLINTIATGENGTVYTVVVDLKAPGVQIVDDWNGFGQRLTASGTCIFDNAPVVDDDARPTQQRFGHGQSFFQLYHLSTLAGIARRAALSGAEELSRRARTFTTGNADTASQDVQLLQVIGEVASQAYAAQAIAQQAAQRLEYTAQYVIAHDQPLHDDDPQVALAELEVCLAVNPVVDATLAATTALFDALGASATASSKALDRLWRNARTLANHNPRVYKSRIVGNYLVNGILPPAQWRVGVAKH, from the coding sequence ATGTCGATTCCCGCTTTGAATATCTGGGGCGCTCCGCCCACTGCCCGCTACGAACAATTGGCCGCGCCGTTTCGCCCACTGTTTGCGCAGATTCTCGCGCAGGCCGCCGAGGCGGATCAGACACGCGCCAGCCTCGCCACGGTGATCCAACAACTCAACGCCCTGGGCTTGCCACGCTGGCGCCTGCCGGCCAGTTATGGCGGCCAGGATGCGAGCCTGGTCGAGCTGCTCACGCTGCTCACTGAACTGTCTGCCGCCGAGTCCAACATCACCCAGGCCCTGCGCGGCCACTTTGGTTTTTGCGAAGACGTGCTCAGCGCCAAGGACCTCGACTGGCGCGCCAAGTGGCTGGACCGCCTCGGCCAAGGTGCCCTGCTCTCGCCCGGCAGCACCGAAGTCGGCAACGCGGCCCGTGGTGATTTTGATACCCGGCTGCACCGTGACGCCGCCGGCGCGTTGCGCATCAGCGGCAAGAAGTTCTACACCACCGGCGCGCTCTACAGCGACCTGATCAACACCATTGCAACCGGTGAAAACGGCACCGTGTATACGGTTGTCGTCGACCTGAAAGCCCCAGGGGTACAGATCGTCGACGACTGGAACGGCTTCGGCCAACGCCTCACCGCCAGCGGCACCTGTATCTTCGATAACGCACCGGTGGTGGACGACGACGCGCGCCCCACCCAACAGCGCTTTGGCCATGGGCAGTCGTTCTTCCAGCTCTACCACCTCAGCACCCTGGCCGGTATTGCTCGGCGCGCCGCCCTCAGTGGTGCCGAAGAACTCAGCCGACGCGCCCGCACCTTCACCACCGGCAATGCCGACACAGCGAGCCAAGACGTGCAACTGCTACAGGTAATTGGTGAAGTCGCGAGCCAAGCCTACGCCGCGCAAGCCATCGCCCAGCAAGCGGCCCAACGCCTGGAGTACACCGCGCAGTATGTGATCGCCCACGACCAGCCACTGCATGACGATGACCCGCAGGTTGCATTGGCCGAGCTGGAAGTGTGCCTGGCGGTGAACCCGGTGGTGGATGCGACGCTGGCCGCGACCACGGCCTTGTTCGATGCCCTGGGCGCCAGTGCCACTGCCAGCAGCAAGGCGTTGGACCGGCTGTGGCGCAATGCGCGCACCCTGGCGAACCATAACCCGAGGGTGTACAAGTCGCGGATTGTGGGCAATTACCTGGTGAATGGAATCCTGCCGCCTGCGCAGTGGCGGGTGGGTGTGGCAAAGCACTGA
- the argE gene encoding acetylornithine deacetylase, translating into MNSRDLLAQLVRFDTTSRESNLALIDFVRTYLQDHGVACELVYNAHKSKANLLATIGPAQVPGIVLSGHTDAVPVDGQRWRVAPFELTEQDGKLYGRGTADMKGYIACVLACVPALVQAPLRMPVHIALSYDEEVGCLGVRSLIERFHGQPVKPLLCVIGEPTELKPVLGHKGKLAMRCQVHGAACHSAYAPAGVNAIEYAARLVSELVRLGETLKATQHLDARFDPAFSTVQTGLISGGKALNIVPQECSFDFEVRSLPAQDPWQVVQQLRDYAEHSLLPAMRAVSAQSAISISELSSYPGLATSPESQAAEWVAQFCGSQDFGTVAFGTEGGLFDQAGIPTVVCGPGSMEQGHKPDEFISLAQLQACDRMLARVLKFVSV; encoded by the coding sequence ATGAACAGCCGCGACCTGCTGGCGCAACTGGTGCGCTTCGACACCACCAGCCGCGAATCCAACCTGGCCTTGATCGACTTTGTGCGCACCTACCTGCAAGACCACGGCGTGGCTTGTGAACTGGTGTACAACGCACACAAGAGCAAGGCCAACCTGCTTGCGACCATCGGCCCGGCACAGGTGCCCGGCATCGTGTTGTCCGGGCATACCGATGCAGTACCGGTCGACGGGCAGCGCTGGCGCGTGGCGCCGTTCGAGCTGACGGAACAGGACGGCAAGTTGTACGGGCGTGGCACGGCCGACATGAAGGGCTACATCGCTTGTGTGCTGGCGTGCGTGCCGGCGCTGGTGCAGGCGCCGTTGCGCATGCCGGTGCATATCGCGCTGTCCTACGATGAGGAAGTCGGCTGCCTGGGCGTGCGCTCGTTGATCGAGCGGTTCCATGGGCAGCCGGTCAAGCCTCTGCTGTGTGTGATTGGCGAACCCACCGAACTCAAACCGGTGCTGGGCCACAAAGGCAAGCTGGCGATGCGCTGCCAGGTGCACGGTGCGGCATGCCATTCGGCGTATGCGCCGGCGGGTGTGAACGCGATTGAATACGCGGCGCGCCTGGTCAGCGAGCTGGTGCGTCTGGGCGAAACGCTCAAGGCGACGCAGCATCTGGATGCGCGTTTTGATCCGGCGTTTTCTACGGTGCAGACCGGTTTGATCAGCGGCGGCAAGGCACTGAATATCGTGCCGCAGGAGTGCAGTTTCGACTTTGAAGTGCGCTCGCTACCGGCCCAGGATCCCTGGCAGGTGGTGCAGCAACTGCGCGACTACGCCGAGCACTCCCTATTGCCGGCAATGCGGGCGGTGAGCGCGCAATCGGCGATCAGCATCAGCGAGTTGTCCAGTTATCCAGGGCTGGCCACGTCGCCAGAAAGCCAGGCCGCAGAGTGGGTGGCGCAGTTCTGTGGCTCGCAGGATTTTGGCACGGTGGCCTTTGGTACCGAAGGCGGGTTGTTCGACCAGGCCGGTATTCCCACGGTGGTGTGTGGGCCTGGCAGCATGGAGCAGGGCCACAAACCGGATGAGTTCATCAGCCTGGCGCAGTTGCAGGCCTGTGACCGGATGTTGGCGCGGGTGCTGAAGTTTGTGAGCGTGTAG